CACGCATCTTTTTGATGGGAGGTTAGAAGATAAGGAATGCAGGGAGGCCTTTGAGGGGGTAACCAGGAGCAATGAATTTAAGCTCGAAGCAAATGATAGCAACTGGAGGAGTTGTGTATCGAAAACCATCAGTATCTTACAATCAAAGCTTGGAAGGAATAGCATTGCCGAGAAGGAGACTGAAGGTTTTGAGGAATTACCCTTTCCTCGAAACAGACATTTTGTTGGGAGGGAGAAGGAGCTGACAGAGATTGAAGCTGCTTTCTTTGGATGCAGTGATGTTCATGAAATGGAGTGTCCGAAGCCTGCGCTGACTAATGGTGGATCAAGTGGATTTTCTGATGGATTTGCTGATGAGGAGAGTGATACGGTGAGAACAAATGGGAGATACATCAGCTTGGAAATGAGAAAGTGCAAGGAGCCTACTTTGGAGGCCTGGATTGATCCAGTGATCGAAACGATGGGCAAAGGAAGCCGACTACAGAGGCAGAGATCAAAACACAAGAAAACAAGAAGTGGGGGCAGCAAGGGTCATGGCAATGCCAGTGTGGTATGTATAAATGGGATATCAGGAATTGGCAAGACGGAGCTTGCACTGGAATTTGCTTACAGATACTCTCAGAGATACGAGATGGTATTGTGGGTCGGTGGAGAGGCAAGGTATTTCAGGCAGAATATACTGAATTTGTCGATGAATTTGGGACTGGATGTTAGTGCTGAAGCTGAGAAGGAAAGAGCAAGGATAAGGAGCTTTGACGAGCAAGAGTTTGATGCATTCCAGAGGGTGAAGAGGGAGCTGTTCAGAGATGTGCCTTACTTGCTGGTAATTGACAATCTTGAGACAGAAATGGAATGGTGGGAAGGAAAGGACCTGCATGATTTAATTCCAAGGAACACTGGAGCTACCCATGTGATTGTGACAACCCGGCTCTCGAAGGTGATGAGCTTTGAGCCCATGCAACTCCCACCTCTCTCTTTGGCTGACTCAATGCTTCTGATCAGAGGAAGACGAAAGAAGGACTACCCTGCTGAGGAACTGGAAGTGCTGAGAAAATTTGATGAGAGATTAGGAAGATTAGGCTTCGGGTTGTGGGTGATTGGGTCGCTGCTATCTGAGCTAGCAATCTCTCCATCTGCACTATTTGAAGCCATTGAGAGAATCTCCATCAGCGAAAACTTCTTCTGTTTGGGTTCTCCTGATGATGGATTCTGCAGGAATAATCCTTACCTGATGAAGGTCTTGATGTTTTGCTTTGCCATTTTGGATCGAGATAAAGGAAGAAGTCTTGCATCAAGAATGGTTCTTACTGGTGCTTGGTTTGCTCCTGCCCCCATCTTATCAAATCTATTGGCTGCTGCAGCTAATAAACTTCCCACAAAAGAAAATGGCTTTCATCAATGGGGAAAAGGTCTTGCTATGGCCTTGGGTTGCTACACTGGTTGCTGTTTAGCTCACCATGCTCGAAAGAATGAAGTGGAGTCTGCTCTGATGCTGGTTAGACTTGGCCTGGCAAAAAGAAGCTTCAGACAGCCAGGTTGCTGGATCCAATTCCACCCAATCACACAAATGTTCGCAAAGAGGAGGGGTGGGCTGCCGCCAGCCAAGGCCATGATTCAAGGCATGAGGAAGGTCGGCAATGCCATATTAAACTCAGATCAC
Above is a genomic segment from Elaeis guineensis isolate ETL-2024a chromosome 1, EG11, whole genome shotgun sequence containing:
- the LOC105039000 gene encoding uncharacterized protein; amino-acid sequence: MDGPSPPGAPQDLPISDEFQDSTEPNTKALTIKTAGSSADNGERSAPMSPFISISPHLNSPSPPSSAFVSALQSPYISPRAFEPPPDSITTPSAAVPSPTSYSGSHSDDIPSTSYTPPSERYDFPIDPTDQKPKFSDAARISFSFPVPRNSITKGSVSPSSNTKLRSCDVYIGFHGQNLNLIRFCKWLKAELELQGIASFVADRAKYSDTQSHEIADRIICSATFGVVVMTPSSFLNALSVEEIRFFSQKKNLIPVLFDTELSEITHLFDGRLEDKECREAFEGVTRSNEFKLEANDSNWRSCVSKTISILQSKLGRNSIAEKETEGFEELPFPRNRHFVGREKELTEIEAAFFGCSDVHEMECPKPALTNGGSSGFSDGFADEESDTVRTNGRYISLEMRKCKEPTLEAWIDPVIETMGKGSRLQRQRSKHKKTRSGGSKGHGNASVVCINGISGIGKTELALEFAYRYSQRYEMVLWVGGEARYFRQNILNLSMNLGLDVSAEAEKERARIRSFDEQEFDAFQRVKRELFRDVPYLLVIDNLETEMEWWEGKDLHDLIPRNTGATHVIVTTRLSKVMSFEPMQLPPLSLADSMLLIRGRRKKDYPAEELEVLRKFDERLGRLGFGLWVIGSLLSELAISPSALFEAIERISISENFFCLGSPDDGFCRNNPYLMKVLMFCFAILDRDKGRSLASRMVLTGAWFAPAPILSNLLAAAANKLPTKENGFHQWGKGLAMALGCYTGCCLAHHARKNEVESALMLVRLGLAKRSFRQPGCWIQFHPITQMFAKRRGGLPPAKAMIQGMRKVGNAILNSDHLWASAFLVFGFRSEPPIVQLKAVDMVLFIKKTALPLAIRSFMTFSRCNSALELLKVCTNVLEEVEKSFVSQIQDWQHGSLCWKKQLHSNQRVDEYAWQDVTLLKATLLETRAKLLLRGGHFDNGEEVCRTCISIRTVMLGHDHAQTLAAQETLAKLVRYRSKI